One window from the genome of Streptococcus salivarius encodes:
- a CDS encoding 3-phosphoglycerate dehydrogenase family protein, protein MVFSVKTYNNINQIGLKELGNHFQIDGDLAENPDAYIIRSQNLHNTVFPDNLKAIARAGAGTNNIPVDEATEKGIVVFNTPGANANAVKEAVLASILLSARDYIAANAWVNTLSGDDVPKQIEAGKKQFAGSEIAGKTLGVIGLGAIGARIANDAYRLGMKVYGYDPYVSIEAAWNISHHVRRVSDLKEIFENCDYITVHVPLTSDTKGTFNADAFNLMQKGTTIINFARAELVDNDALFDALETGVVKRYITDFGTEELLNKPHVTVFPHVGGSTGEAELNCAIMAGQTIRRFMETGEIVNSVNFPRVQQALSAPYRITLINKNVPNIVARISTAVSDFNINIDNIINRSKGDYAYTLLDLDETDKSKIDELVAKFEASDNIVRVRLIKGK, encoded by the coding sequence ATGGTATTTAGTGTAAAAACGTATAACAATATTAACCAGATTGGTTTGAAGGAACTTGGAAATCATTTCCAAATTGATGGTGATTTAGCGGAAAATCCAGATGCCTACATCATTCGTAGTCAAAATCTCCATAATACCGTCTTCCCTGACAACTTGAAAGCTATTGCGCGTGCTGGTGCAGGAACTAACAATATTCCAGTTGACGAAGCAACTGAAAAAGGAATTGTTGTCTTCAATACTCCAGGTGCCAATGCTAACGCTGTTAAAGAAGCTGTTCTGGCCTCTATCTTACTCTCAGCACGTGACTATATTGCGGCCAATGCTTGGGTTAACACACTTAGTGGTGACGATGTTCCTAAACAAATTGAAGCAGGGAAGAAACAGTTTGCTGGTAGCGAGATTGCTGGTAAGACCCTTGGTGTTATCGGGCTTGGTGCTATTGGTGCACGTATTGCCAATGATGCTTACCGTTTGGGTATGAAGGTCTATGGTTACGATCCATACGTTTCTATTGAAGCAGCTTGGAATATTTCTCACCATGTAAGACGTGTTTCTGATCTCAAAGAGATTTTTGAAAACTGTGATTATATCACTGTTCACGTTCCATTGACATCTGACACAAAAGGAACTTTCAATGCGGATGCCTTTAACCTTATGCAAAAAGGGACAACTATCATTAATTTTGCCCGTGCAGAGTTGGTAGATAACGATGCCCTCTTTGATGCTTTGGAAACAGGTGTGGTTAAACGTTATATCACCGACTTTGGTACAGAAGAGCTACTTAACAAACCTCATGTGACTGTCTTCCCACACGTTGGAGGATCAACAGGTGAAGCAGAACTTAACTGTGCGATTATGGCCGGTCAAACCATTCGTCGTTTCATGGAAACAGGTGAGATTGTTAACTCTGTTAACTTCCCACGTGTGCAACAGGCCTTGAGTGCCCCATACCGTATCACCTTGATTAATAAAAACGTGCCTAATATTGTGGCTCGTATCTCTACAGCGGTTTCTGATTTTAATATCAATATTGATAATATCATCAACCGTTCTAAGGGAGACTATGCCTATACACTTCTTGACCTTGATGAAACAGACAAGTCTAAGATTGATGAATTGGTTGCTAAGTTTGAGGCTAGCGACAATATCGTTCGTGTGCGTTTGATTAAAGGTAAATAA
- a CDS encoding GNAT family N-acetyltransferase, with protein sequence MEIRQAFPNEIGAIMTVIESARTALAEAGSTQWQGADGYPTEETIFDDVLNGQAYVGIVDGQIVSYAAVIVDGAPAYDKIYDGDWKHHNKRYITFHRIAVLSEFSGQGIAQTFIQGLIEGTDAHDFRCDTHEKNTVMQHILEKLGYVYCGKVPIDGERLAYQKIKTKREKAFYQELDEAAHHGIH encoded by the coding sequence ATGGAAATTAGACAAGCCTTCCCAAATGAAATTGGGGCTATCATGACTGTGATTGAGAGTGCTAGAACTGCTTTAGCAGAAGCGGGGAGTACCCAATGGCAAGGAGCTGATGGTTACCCTACTGAAGAAACTATCTTTGACGATGTCCTTAATGGGCAGGCCTATGTAGGAATTGTTGATGGTCAAATCGTTTCTTATGCTGCGGTGATTGTTGATGGAGCCCCTGCTTACGACAAAATCTATGACGGGGACTGGAAACACCACAATAAGCGCTACATTACTTTTCATAGAATCGCCGTTTTAAGTGAATTTTCGGGTCAGGGCATTGCTCAAACCTTCATTCAAGGTCTTATTGAGGGAACGGATGCTCATGATTTTCGTTGCGATACGCATGAAAAGAATACTGTCATGCAGCATATTTTGGAGAAACTTGGCTATGTCTATTGTGGCAAGGTTCCTATTGATGGTGAACGTCTTGCTTATCAGAAAATCAAAACTAAGCGGGAGAAAGCCTTTTATCAAGAACTTGATGAAGCAGCTCACCACGGGATACATTGA
- the serC gene encoding 3-phosphoserine/phosphohydroxythreonine transaminase has translation MTIYNFSAGPATLPKPVLEKAQAELLNYQESGMSVLEMSHRSPEFDKIVKDAEATLRELMAIPDNYKVIFLQGGASTQFTMVPLNLAQGKKAYYLVGGSWGKKAYTEAVKLSKTIPFEPILLASSEETVYDHIPSFDPATIDPEAAYVHLTTNNTIEGTSIYDLPDTNGVPIVADMSSNILAARYNVEDFALIYAGAQKNIGPAGVTVVIVREDFLNDQPQLSAMLDYRIQAEAGSLYNTPPCFNIYISKLVFDWVKNEIGGVDKMAEIQREKSGLLYDYIESSDFYTNPVKDAKDRSVCNIPFVTPSKELDAKFVAEADALGFKNIKGHRSVGGMRASVYNAFPRQGVLDLIDFMKKFEAENK, from the coding sequence ATGACAATTTATAATTTCTCAGCAGGACCTGCTACATTACCAAAACCAGTGCTTGAAAAAGCCCAAGCTGAATTGCTTAACTATCAAGAATCCGGTATGTCCGTGCTAGAAATGTCCCACCGTTCTCCAGAATTTGACAAAATCGTTAAAGATGCGGAAGCGACACTTCGTGAGCTTATGGCCATTCCTGATAACTATAAGGTTATTTTCTTGCAAGGTGGCGCTTCAACACAATTTACAATGGTCCCACTTAACCTCGCTCAAGGTAAGAAAGCTTACTACCTTGTAGGTGGTTCATGGGGGAAAAAAGCTTATACAGAAGCTGTTAAACTTTCAAAAACCATTCCTTTTGAACCAATTCTTTTGGCCTCTTCAGAAGAAACTGTTTACGATCACATCCCAAGCTTTGACCCAGCAACAATTGATCCAGAAGCTGCTTATGTTCACTTGACAACGAACAATACCATTGAAGGAACATCTATCTACGATTTGCCTGATACTAATGGTGTGCCAATTGTAGCTGATATGTCTTCAAATATTTTGGCTGCTCGTTACAATGTTGAGGACTTTGCCCTTATCTATGCTGGTGCTCAGAAAAATATTGGACCTGCTGGGGTGACAGTGGTTATCGTTCGTGAAGACTTCCTTAACGACCAACCACAATTGTCTGCCATGTTGGATTACCGTATTCAAGCTGAAGCAGGATCACTTTACAATACACCACCATGTTTCAACATCTATATTTCAAAACTCGTCTTTGACTGGGTTAAAAATGAAATTGGTGGCGTGGACAAGATGGCTGAAATTCAACGTGAGAAATCAGGACTTCTCTATGATTACATTGAGTCATCTGATTTCTACACAAATCCTGTCAAAGATGCCAAGGATCGTTCTGTCTGCAATATCCCATTTGTAACACCAAGTAAAGAGTTGGATGCTAAATTTGTAGCAGAAGCAGATGCTCTAGGTTTCAAGAATATCAAAGGACACCGTTCAGTAGGTGGTATGCGTGCTAGTGTTTATAATGCATTCCCACGTCAGGGTGTACTTGACTTGATTGACTTTATGAAGAAATTTGAAGCCGAAAATAAATAA
- a CDS encoding ROK family protein, translated as MTILAIDFGGTQVKSALVSEEFVIEKSLPTQSSPQTLDQAIDVIDHIVTSVEAKLSGIAISVPGTVDTEEGVIYHGGLLRFFHGFRIKDVLEAKYHLPVMALNDGKAAALAELATGHLQGVTNGAALVLGSGLGGGLIINGKLFQGSHFQAGELTFLLPVQMEKVESSLMRGMTLSAVGLITKINEVLGNSDLKNGLAAFEAINVGDKMVYPFFESYCRNLAITILNLQTIFDMETFVIGGGISAQPILIKEVNRQFDKVHHEVDFIGKIIKRPQIVACHHHNGANLIGAAYFLKQK; from the coding sequence ATGACGATTTTAGCGATTGATTTTGGAGGAACACAGGTAAAGTCAGCACTTGTTTCGGAGGAGTTTGTCATTGAAAAAAGTCTGCCGACGCAGTCATCTCCACAAACCTTGGACCAAGCTATTGATGTTATTGATCATATAGTCACTTCAGTTGAAGCCAAGCTGTCAGGTATTGCTATTAGTGTTCCTGGGACGGTTGATACTGAGGAAGGTGTCATTTATCATGGTGGCTTATTGAGATTTTTCCATGGTTTTCGTATTAAAGATGTCCTTGAAGCCAAGTACCATTTGCCTGTAATGGCTCTTAATGATGGTAAAGCGGCAGCCTTGGCAGAGCTAGCCACAGGTCATTTGCAAGGAGTGACCAATGGTGCAGCCCTTGTTTTGGGTTCAGGTCTTGGTGGTGGACTTATAATTAATGGTAAACTTTTTCAAGGAAGTCACTTTCAAGCGGGCGAGTTGACCTTTCTTTTACCAGTTCAAATGGAAAAAGTTGAGTCTTCATTGATGCGAGGCATGACTCTGTCAGCTGTAGGTTTAATTACCAAAATTAATGAAGTGTTAGGTAACTCTGACTTAAAGAATGGTTTAGCCGCATTTGAGGCAATCAATGTAGGAGATAAAATGGTCTATCCATTTTTTGAAAGCTATTGCCGTAACTTAGCCATTACCATTTTGAATCTTCAAACCATTTTTGATATGGAAACCTTTGTTATTGGAGGTGGCATTTCAGCCCAGCCGATTCTTATCAAGGAGGTCAACCGCCAGTTTGATAAGGTTCACCATGAGGTTGACTTTATCGGTAAAATTATTAAACGTCCCCAGATTGTGGCTTGTCATCATCATAATGGAGCTAATCTAATTGGGGCAGCCTATTTTCTTAAGCAAAAATAA
- a CDS encoding VOC family protein: MAKFLHTCVRVKDLEASLKFYKEALGFKEARRNDFPEYKFTLVYLQLEDDPDYELELTYNYDHEAYDLGDGYGHIAVGVDDLEATHQAHKEAGYTVTDLSGLPGKPKMYYFITDPDDYKIEVIRLAQFLEK; the protein is encoded by the coding sequence ATGGCTAAATTTCTACACACTTGTGTCCGTGTCAAGGACCTAGAAGCCTCACTTAAATTTTATAAAGAAGCTCTTGGTTTTAAAGAAGCTCGTCGAAATGATTTTCCAGAATATAAGTTCACCCTTGTCTACTTGCAACTCGAAGATGATCCTGATTACGAGTTGGAATTAACCTACAATTATGACCACGAAGCCTATGATTTAGGAGATGGATACGGTCATATCGCTGTTGGTGTCGATGATTTAGAAGCTACACACCAAGCTCACAAAGAGGCTGGATACACTGTTACAGACCTCTCAGGTCTTCCTGGTAAACCAAAAATGTATTACTTTATCACTGATCCAGATGACTATAAGATTGAAGTTATTCGTTTGGCTCAATTCCTAGAAAAATAA
- a CDS encoding SPFH domain-containing protein, which yields MQAAFLFLLISFLIILGILISMLYVVRQQSVAIVERFGRYQKIATSGIHMRLPFGIDKIAARIQLRLLQSEIVVETKTKDNVFVMMNVATQYRVNEQNVTDAYYKLMRPEAQIKSYIEDALRSSVPKLTLDELFEKKDEIALEVQHQVAEEMTTYGYIIVKTLITKVEPDAEVKQSMNEINAAQRKRVAAQELAEADKIKIVTAAEAEAEKDRLHGVGIAQQRKAIVDGLAESIAELKEANVGMSEEQIMSILLTNQYLDTLNTFAAKGNQTLFLPNNPNGVDDIRTQILSALKADNKN from the coding sequence ATGCAAGCAGCATTTCTCTTTTTACTGATTTCATTCTTGATTATCTTGGGAATTCTCATCAGTATGCTTTATGTCGTACGTCAACAGTCAGTAGCTATTGTTGAACGTTTTGGACGCTATCAAAAAATCGCAACGAGTGGTATCCATATGCGTTTGCCATTTGGTATCGATAAAATTGCAGCTCGTATTCAACTACGTTTGCTTCAAAGTGAGATTGTGGTCGAAACCAAGACCAAGGACAATGTCTTTGTTATGATGAATGTGGCTACTCAGTATCGTGTAAATGAGCAAAATGTTACAGATGCTTACTATAAACTCATGCGTCCAGAGGCTCAAATTAAATCATACATTGAGGACGCCCTTCGTTCATCAGTTCCTAAATTGACGCTTGATGAGCTCTTTGAGAAAAAGGATGAGATTGCCCTTGAGGTTCAACACCAAGTAGCAGAAGAAATGACAACTTATGGTTATATCATTGTTAAGACCTTGATTACCAAAGTTGAACCAGATGCTGAAGTTAAGCAGTCTATGAACGAAATCAATGCTGCCCAACGTAAGCGTGTAGCAGCCCAAGAATTGGCAGAAGCTGATAAAATCAAGATTGTCACAGCAGCCGAAGCCGAAGCTGAAAAAGATCGTCTTCACGGGGTCGGTATTGCCCAACAACGTAAGGCTATCGTTGATGGATTGGCTGAATCTATTGCAGAACTCAAAGAAGCTAATGTGGGGATGTCTGAAGAGCAGATTATGTCTATTCTTTTGACTAACCAATATCTAGATACCCTTAATACTTTTGCGGCTAAAGGCAATCAAACCTTATTCTTGCCAAATAATCCAAACGGTGTGGATGATATTCGTACCCAAATTTTGTCAGCCTTGAAAGCAGATAATAAAAATTAA
- a CDS encoding ABC transporter substrate-binding protein produces the protein MRRLYQFLAGILAIIFFLWGISAYMQSRTGNVSDKLVIYNWGDYIDPDLLTKFTKETGIKVQYETFDSNEAMYTKIKQGGTTYDIAVPSDYTIDKMVKEDLLVKLDKSKIKGFDQIDSSFKGLSFDPHNDYSIPYFWGTVGIVYNTKLVKKAPQHWDDLWSPDYKNQIMLVDGAREVLGFSLNSLGYSLNTKNMTELRLAETKLNSLTPNIKAIVGDEMKGYMVQGDAAIGVTFSGEASEMLDKNEDLRYVVPSEGSNLWFDNLVIPKTVKHEKEAYAFINFMLKPENAAQNAEYIGYATPNEAAKALLPKSITDDKAFYPSESTIKNLEVYNNLGQKWLGIYNDIYLQVKMYRK, from the coding sequence ATGCGTAGACTCTATCAATTTCTGGCAGGTATCTTAGCCATTATCTTCTTCCTTTGGGGCATCTCTGCCTACATGCAGAGTCGTACAGGAAATGTGTCGGACAAATTAGTTATCTATAACTGGGGTGATTATATTGACCCAGACCTCTTGACCAAGTTTACAAAAGAAACGGGTATCAAGGTTCAGTACGAAACCTTTGATTCCAATGAAGCCATGTATACCAAGATTAAGCAGGGCGGAACAACCTACGATATTGCTGTGCCATCAGACTATACCATTGATAAAATGGTTAAGGAAGACCTTTTGGTGAAGTTGGATAAATCTAAAATCAAAGGTTTTGACCAGATTGACTCAAGCTTTAAAGGACTTAGTTTTGACCCTCACAATGACTATTCCATCCCTTATTTCTGGGGAACTGTCGGTATTGTTTATAATACAAAATTGGTGAAAAAAGCACCACAGCACTGGGATGATCTTTGGTCACCAGATTACAAAAACCAGATTATGCTCGTGGATGGTGCGCGTGAAGTCCTTGGTTTCTCACTGAATAGCCTGGGATATAGCTTGAATACGAAGAACATGACTGAATTACGTTTGGCTGAAACTAAACTTAATAGTCTAACACCAAATATCAAGGCTATTGTTGGTGACGAGATGAAGGGCTACATGGTTCAAGGTGATGCGGCCATTGGAGTAACCTTCTCAGGGGAAGCCAGTGAGATGCTTGATAAAAATGAGGACCTACGTTATGTTGTCCCATCTGAAGGCTCAAATCTTTGGTTTGATAATCTGGTGATTCCTAAGACTGTAAAGCATGAAAAAGAGGCTTATGCCTTTATCAACTTCATGCTTAAACCGGAAAATGCAGCGCAAAATGCTGAATATATTGGTTATGCCACACCTAACGAGGCAGCCAAAGCCTTACTTCCAAAGAGTATTACGGATGATAAGGCCTTTTACCCATCAGAATCAACCATTAAAAACCTTGAAGTCTATAATAACCTAGGTCAAAAGTGGCTAGGAATCTATAACGATATTTACCTTCAAGTTAAGATGTATCGTAAATAA
- a CDS encoding ABC transporter permease, which yields MKKFANLYLALVFVILYLPIFYLIAYSFNSGGDMNSFTGFTLDNYQSMFSDSRLMLILAQTFFLAFLSALLATIIGTFGSIFIYESKQKQQTGILSLNNVLMVAPDVMIGASFLILFTLIGFQLGFVSVLLSHIAFSIPIVVLMVLPRLKEMNRDMVNAAYDLGATQWQMLREVMLPYLTPGIIAGYFMAFTYSLDDFAVTFFVTGNGFSTLAVEIYSRARKGISLEINALSTVVFLFSILLVIGYYAITKEKEEQDA from the coding sequence ATGAAAAAATTTGCAAATCTCTATTTAGCTCTTGTCTTTGTTATCCTTTATCTGCCAATCTTTTATTTAATCGCCTACTCTTTCAACAGTGGTGGCGATATGAATAGTTTCACAGGTTTTACTCTGGATAACTACCAGAGCATGTTTTCAGATAGCCGTCTTATGTTAATTCTGGCTCAAACCTTCTTTTTAGCTTTCCTTAGCGCTCTTCTAGCAACGATTATTGGTACCTTTGGGTCTATCTTTATCTATGAGAGTAAACAAAAGCAACAGACTGGGATTTTATCCCTAAATAACGTACTCATGGTTGCACCGGACGTTATGATTGGTGCAAGTTTCTTGATTCTCTTCACCTTGATTGGTTTCCAACTAGGTTTTGTATCTGTCTTATTGAGTCACATTGCCTTTTCAATCCCAATCGTGGTTCTCATGGTGTTGCCACGTCTCAAGGAAATGAATCGAGATATGGTGAATGCCGCTTATGACCTGGGTGCGACCCAATGGCAGATGTTACGTGAGGTCATGTTGCCATACTTGACACCTGGTATTATTGCTGGTTATTTCATGGCCTTTACCTATTCATTGGATGACTTTGCAGTAACCTTCTTTGTAACGGGGAATGGTTTTTCAACACTTGCTGTGGAAATTTACTCACGTGCACGTAAAGGGATTTCTCTGGAAATAAATGCCTTGTCAACCGTTGTTTTCCTATTCTCTATTCTTTTAGTGATAGGTTATTATGCGATTACCAAGGAGAAGGAGGAGCAGGATGCGTAG
- a CDS encoding ABC transporter permease — MKKTASLFSVPYLLWLLLFVVAPVLMLLYQSFFDISGNFTLDNYGTFFSSWTYLRMSFNSVLYAAIITLVTLLISYPTAYLLTRLKHKQLWLMLVILPTWVNLLLKAYAFMGIFGQQGGINAFLGFFGIAPMQILFTDFSFIFVASYIEIPFMILPIFNALDDLDENIVNASKDLGANDWQTFTKVIFPLSLNGVRSGVQSVFIPSLSLFMLTRLIGGNRVITLGTAIEQHFLTTQNWGMGATIGVVLIVAMIATMWLTKERRQ, encoded by the coding sequence ATGAAGAAAACAGCTAGCCTCTTCTCGGTACCTTACCTCCTTTGGCTCCTACTCTTCGTGGTTGCTCCAGTGCTCATGCTACTCTATCAGTCTTTCTTTGATATCAGTGGCAACTTTACATTGGATAATTATGGCACCTTCTTTTCCAGTTGGACTTACTTAAGGATGAGTTTTAACTCGGTTCTTTATGCAGCCATCATTACTCTAGTAACTCTCCTTATCTCTTATCCGACGGCATATCTCTTAACCAGACTGAAGCATAAGCAACTTTGGTTAATGTTGGTCATTTTGCCAACCTGGGTCAATCTCCTTCTGAAAGCCTATGCTTTTATGGGGATTTTTGGCCAACAAGGTGGTATCAATGCCTTTCTCGGTTTCTTTGGGATTGCACCCATGCAAATCCTCTTTACGGACTTCTCCTTTATTTTCGTAGCTAGCTACATTGAAATTCCTTTTATGATTCTACCGATTTTCAATGCACTGGATGATTTGGATGAAAATATTGTGAATGCAAGTAAAGATTTGGGAGCCAATGATTGGCAGACCTTTACCAAGGTTATTTTTCCCTTATCGCTTAATGGGGTACGCTCTGGTGTCCAGTCGGTCTTTATTCCTAGTCTCAGCCTTTTTATGCTGACACGCTTGATTGGTGGTAACCGAGTTATCACCCTAGGGACAGCTATCGAACAGCACTTCCTCACGACACAAAACTGGGGAATGGGGGCAACCATTGGTGTTGTTCTTATTGTTGCTATGATTGCGACAATGTGGTTAACAAAGGAGAGACGTCAATGA
- a CDS encoding ABC transporter ATP-binding protein, which translates to MTNPIIAFRNVSKVFEDSGTQVLKDINFELEEGKFYTLLGASGSGKSTILNIIAGLLDATSGDVLLDGKRINDIPINKRDVHTVFQSYALFPHMNVFDNVAFALKLKKVPKKEIEERVEEALKMVQLNDYQKRSIQKLSGGQRQRVAIARAIINQPRVVLLDEPLSALDLKLRTEMQYELRELQQRLGITFVFVTHDQEEALAMSDWIFVMNDGEIVQSGTPVDIYDEPINHFVATFIGESNILPGVMIEDYLVEFNGKRFESVDGGMRPNEPVEVVIRPEDLQITLPEEGKLQVRVETQLFRGVHYEIIAYDNLGNEWMIHSTRKAIEGEIIGLDFTPEDIHIMRLNETEEEFDARIEEYVEVEEHEDGLINAIEEERYEENS; encoded by the coding sequence TTGACTAATCCGATTATTGCCTTTCGAAACGTCTCAAAAGTGTTTGAAGACAGTGGCACACAAGTTTTAAAAGACATCAACTTTGAACTAGAAGAAGGTAAGTTCTATACCCTACTTGGGGCTTCTGGTTCTGGTAAATCAACAATTTTGAACATCATTGCAGGTCTCTTAGATGCGACCAGTGGTGACGTCCTTTTGGATGGAAAGCGTATCAATGATATTCCTATCAATAAAAGGGATGTCCACACCGTTTTCCAATCCTATGCCCTCTTTCCACATATGAATGTCTTTGACAATGTGGCTTTTGCCCTTAAATTGAAAAAGGTGCCAAAAAAGGAAATCGAAGAGCGTGTAGAAGAAGCCTTAAAGATGGTTCAACTCAATGATTATCAAAAACGCTCAATTCAAAAATTATCAGGTGGTCAACGTCAACGTGTGGCCATTGCCCGAGCAATTATTAACCAACCACGTGTGGTCCTTTTGGATGAGCCTTTGTCAGCACTGGATTTGAAACTACGTACTGAAATGCAATACGAGTTGCGCGAATTGCAGCAACGTCTAGGGATTACCTTTGTCTTTGTTACCCACGACCAAGAAGAAGCCTTGGCCATGTCGGATTGGATTTTTGTTATGAACGATGGTGAAATTGTTCAATCAGGAACTCCGGTTGATATCTATGACGAACCTATTAATCACTTTGTTGCAACCTTTATTGGAGAATCTAACATCCTCCCAGGTGTTATGATTGAGGACTATTTGGTTGAGTTCAATGGGAAACGTTTTGAATCTGTCGATGGAGGAATGCGTCCTAACGAACCTGTCGAAGTGGTTATTCGTCCTGAAGATTTGCAGATTACACTTCCTGAGGAAGGTAAATTGCAAGTTCGCGTGGAAACTCAGCTCTTCCGTGGGGTCCACTATGAAATCATTGCCTATGACAATCTTGGCAATGAATGGATGATTCATTCAACCCGTAAGGCGATTGAGGGTGAGATTATCGGTCTTGATTTTACGCCTGAGGATATTCATATCATGCGTCTTAATGAGACAGAAGAAGAGTTCGATGCACGTATTGAAGAATATGTGGAAGTGGAAGAACATGAAGATGGCTTGATTAATGCCATTGAGGAGGAGCGCTATGAAGAAAACAGCTAG
- the murB gene encoding UDP-N-acetylmuramate dehydrogenase — MLDELKEDLVGIDIRFDEPLKRYTYTKVGGPADYLAFPRNRYELSRIVKFANKHDIPWMVLGNASNLIVRDGGIRGFVIMFDRLNGIAVNGYQIEAEAGANLIATTKVARFQSLTGFEFAAGIPGSVGGAVFMNAGAYGGEIAHILVSAQVLTKDGDIRTIDARDMRFGYRRSVLQETGEVVISAKFNLKPGDYEQIKNEMNRLNHLRELKQPLEYPSCGSVFKRPPGHFAGQLIMEANLKGHRIGGVEVSTKHAGFMVNVDHGTAKDYEDLIADVIAKVKENSGVTLEPEVRIIGDKLN, encoded by the coding sequence ATGTTAGATGAACTTAAAGAAGATTTAGTGGGGATTGATATTCGTTTCGACGAACCCTTAAAACGTTATACATATACCAAGGTTGGTGGTCCAGCAGATTATTTGGCCTTTCCACGTAACCGCTATGAACTCTCTCGTATTGTCAAATTTGCTAATAAGCATGACATTCCTTGGATGGTGCTTGGTAATGCCAGTAACTTGATTGTTCGTGACGGTGGTATCAGAGGTTTTGTGATTATGTTTGACAGGCTCAATGGTATCGCAGTTAATGGTTATCAAATTGAAGCTGAAGCGGGAGCTAACTTGATTGCGACAACCAAGGTAGCCCGTTTCCAAAGTTTGACTGGTTTTGAATTTGCAGCGGGGATTCCAGGTAGTGTTGGTGGTGCCGTCTTTATGAATGCTGGTGCCTATGGTGGCGAGATTGCCCATATCTTGGTTTCTGCTCAGGTTCTTACAAAAGACGGTGATATTCGTACGATTGACGCAAGAGATATGCGCTTTGGTTATCGTCGTTCAGTGCTCCAAGAAACAGGAGAAGTGGTTATTTCAGCTAAATTTAACCTCAAACCAGGAGACTACGAGCAAATCAAGAATGAGATGAACCGTCTTAATCACTTGCGAGAGCTTAAACAACCTCTTGAATACCCTTCATGTGGTTCGGTCTTTAAACGCCCACCAGGTCACTTTGCGGGTCAGCTGATTATGGAAGCTAACCTCAAGGGACATCGTATCGGCGGTGTCGAGGTGTCAACTAAGCATGCTGGTTTCATGGTCAATGTTGATCACGGGACAGCTAAAGATTACGAAGACCTTATTGCAGATGTTATCGCCAAAGTTAAGGAAAATTCAGGTGTTACACTAGAGCCTGAAGTACGTATCATTGGCGACAAATTAAACTAA
- the folK gene encoding 2-amino-4-hydroxy-6-hydroxymethyldihydropteridine diphosphokinase, translating to MTRVYLSLGSNMGDRQGYLQKAVKALNDLPETEVKAVSSCYETAAWGLTDQADFLNLALALETKLPVETLLRSCQQIEKDLDRVRHEHWGPRTVDIDILLYGQEIWETEHLKVPHPYMSQRAFVLVPLVEIADDLVDPKTGQAYKNYLSQLNTSDVRKLELMD from the coding sequence ATGACAAGAGTTTATTTGAGTTTGGGATCTAATATGGGAGACCGTCAGGGCTATCTTCAAAAAGCTGTGAAGGCCTTGAATGATCTACCTGAGACGGAGGTTAAAGCAGTATCCTCTTGTTACGAAACAGCTGCTTGGGGACTGACAGATCAGGCTGATTTTTTGAATCTTGCCTTGGCTTTAGAGACGAAGTTGCCAGTAGAGACCTTACTAAGGTCATGTCAGCAAATTGAAAAAGACCTTGATCGCGTTCGTCATGAACATTGGGGGCCTCGGACAGTAGATATAGATATTCTTCTATATGGGCAGGAAATCTGGGAGACTGAGCACCTTAAAGTGCCTCACCCATATATGAGTCAGAGAGCTTTTGTTCTGGTGCCCTTAGTAGAAATAGCAGATGATTTGGTTGATCCTAAAACTGGCCAAGCCTACAAAAATTATTTGAGTCAATTAAACACCAGTGATGTCCGTAAATTGGAGCTTATGGACTAG